One Faecalispora anaeroviscerum genomic window carries:
- a CDS encoding FtsW/RodA/SpoVE family cell cycle protein: MCIQGGPAYHAQQAPPFCIGYHHAAGMLVFFFDLQSLRIPYCSSFLSKPLSFVKALFIYFRLISGYNIVQMLRFSSFFRLFEKEEKAYWNEERGIPLLAQIMEFLGTALTVILFALRVLIPVLSLVVLWRCFVSLRRGRRREDPVIILEEMTTHVKLPVLYWENSIGRSRSCDIVLPDNTASRDHAVLMRREAGWLVTDTNSKSGTFVNGTKATPTLSVMPGDVIAMGSTALMLKRANESDFKKKRALFQSDRRLPSPFGLMSTVFLIQIFLAAQLCFGGEAFAWQPLIPFGALAALEWGLYYYFMRVRHHVSFELETIGFLLSGIGIMLLAGADVKLAYTQLAGLAGGMILYGLLISFLGDLDRVTKWRLAIGLFAVVLFAVNLAFGVASHGAKNWISLGSVTIQPSEFIKIAFVFAGASSLDRLQTAKNLTEFLVFSGICIGSLFLMKDFGTASIFFITFLLISFMRSGSLRTVILACSAAALGAFMILQFKPYIADRFAAWRHVWEFSDGTGYQQTRVLSYTASGGLFGAGMGQGYLKNVFAGTSDLMFGMICEELGLVLAVVVTLCIVMLSVYTKLDATRSRSTFYSIAACSAAGMLLFQAALNIFGATDVLPLTGVTLPFLSAGGSSMVSVWGLLAFIKASDERTYAARRRKST, encoded by the coding sequence TTGTGTATTCAGGGCGGCCCGGCCTACCATGCGCAGCAGGCTCCGCCTTTTTGCATCGGCTACCACCATGCCGCTGGAATGCTCGTTTTTTTCTTTGATCTGCAGTCGCTGCGGATTCCATATTGCTCCTCATTTCTTTCAAAACCGTTATCTTTTGTAAAAGCTTTGTTCATTTACTTTCGCCTGATTTCGGGGTATAATATCGTTCAGATGTTGCGTTTTTCCTCTTTTTTCCGATTATTCGAAAAAGAGGAAAAGGCGTATTGGAACGAAGAAAGGGGGATTCCCTTGCTGGCCCAGATTATGGAGTTTTTGGGGACTGCGCTGACTGTCATCCTGTTTGCACTGCGGGTGCTGATACCGGTGCTGTCTCTTGTAGTACTGTGGCGCTGCTTTGTGTCGCTTCGCCGTGGCCGCCGTCGAGAAGATCCGGTCATTATCCTGGAGGAAATGACGACGCATGTGAAGCTGCCGGTGTTGTATTGGGAAAATTCAATCGGTCGCAGCCGCAGCTGCGACATTGTTCTGCCGGATAATACAGCAAGCCGCGACCATGCGGTGCTGATGCGCCGGGAAGCCGGTTGGCTGGTTACAGATACGAATTCTAAGTCGGGAACGTTTGTCAACGGGACAAAAGCGACTCCAACCCTGTCTGTGATGCCGGGGGATGTCATCGCCATGGGTTCGACTGCCCTGATGCTCAAACGAGCCAATGAAAGCGACTTTAAAAAGAAGCGCGCCTTGTTTCAATCTGATCGCCGTCTGCCGTCGCCGTTTGGCTTGATGAGTACTGTGTTTTTGATTCAGATTTTTCTGGCGGCGCAGCTCTGTTTTGGTGGAGAGGCGTTTGCCTGGCAGCCGCTGATTCCGTTCGGTGCGCTGGCTGCTCTGGAGTGGGGACTGTATTACTATTTTATGAGGGTACGTCACCATGTCAGCTTTGAACTAGAAACGATCGGCTTTCTGCTCAGTGGAATCGGAATCATGCTGCTTGCCGGTGCGGATGTAAAGCTGGCCTATACGCAGCTTGCCGGGCTGGCCGGCGGTATGATCCTGTATGGCCTGCTGATTTCCTTTCTGGGTGATCTGGACCGCGTAACCAAGTGGCGCCTTGCAATCGGATTATTCGCGGTGGTCTTGTTCGCCGTAAACCTGGCGTTTGGCGTGGCCTCTCATGGGGCGAAAAACTGGATTAGCCTTGGGTCGGTTACGATTCAGCCGTCGGAGTTCATTAAAATTGCGTTTGTATTTGCGGGGGCTTCTTCACTCGACCGTTTGCAGACGGCCAAGAATTTGACGGAATTCCTGGTGTTTTCGGGAATCTGCATCGGCTCGCTGTTTTTGATGAAGGATTTCGGTACCGCGTCCATCTTTTTTATCACATTTCTGCTGATTTCTTTTATGCGCTCCGGCAGTCTCAGAACAGTGATTCTGGCCTGTTCGGCCGCCGCTTTGGGCGCGTTTATGATTTTGCAATTTAAGCCCTATATTGCAGACCGGTTCGCCGCGTGGCGGCATGTATGGGAGTTTTCAGACGGCACCGGCTACCAGCAGACCCGTGTGCTTTCTTACACCGCCAGCGGCGGTTTGTTCGGCGCGGGAATGGGACAAGGTTATTTAAAGAACGTGTTTGCCGGAACCAGCGATTTAATGTTTGGCATGATCTGCGAGGAGCTGGGCCTGGTTCTGGCGGTTGTGGTTACGCTGTGCATTGTGATGCTGTCGGTATACACCAAGCTTGACGCGACCCGCAGCCGATCCACCTTTTATTCCATTGCGGCTTGTTCGGCGGCTGGTATGCTGTTATTTCAGGCGGCGCTGAATATTTTCGGCGCAACGGATGTTCTCCCGCTGACCGGCGTCACGCTGCCTTTCCTCAGCGCGGGCGGCTCCAGTATGGTGTCTGTGTGGGGACTACTGGCGTTCATCAAGGCATCGGATGAAAGAACGTATGCCGCAAGGAGGAGGAAAAGCACATGA
- a CDS encoding glycerol dehydrogenase — translation MANIIGSPERYIQGRGVLKELCKHVERIGKAPFILVSASGKKRVEAPIAEGAKEHNTQLTYEVFGGECCRTEINRLIKAYEASGSDVIVGIGGGKIHDTAKAVAHYTNSPVVIVPTIAATDAPCSALSVIYTDDGVFEEYLFLPKSPNIVLVDIDIISKAPARLLVSGMGDALATYYEARACKQSDGPNFLGGKCTVTSMAIARLCYDTLLADGLKALISVKAGSCSKALENIVEANTYLSGIGFESCGIAAAHAIHNGFTAIEETHHFYHGEKVAIGTLSQLVLENVSKAELDEVYGFCLDVGLPTTLSDLGIQEVNREQLMKVAELACSPNDTMGNMPFAVTPQMVCDAIISADALGHYYKEQRAKA, via the coding sequence ATGGCAAATATCATTGGCAGCCCGGAACGTTATATTCAGGGCAGAGGTGTTCTGAAAGAACTGTGCAAGCATGTGGAACGCATCGGCAAGGCGCCTTTTATTCTGGTAAGTGCATCCGGGAAAAAGCGTGTGGAGGCTCCGATTGCGGAGGGCGCAAAGGAACACAATACCCAGTTGACCTATGAAGTGTTTGGCGGAGAATGCTGCCGTACCGAGATCAACCGTTTGATCAAAGCTTACGAGGCCTCGGGCAGCGACGTTATCGTCGGCATCGGCGGCGGCAAAATTCACGACACGGCCAAAGCGGTTGCGCACTACACCAACTCGCCGGTTGTGATCGTCCCCACCATCGCCGCGACAGATGCCCCCTGCAGCGCACTGTCTGTTATTTACACAGACGACGGCGTGTTTGAGGAATATTTGTTCCTGCCGAAAAGCCCCAACATTGTGCTGGTTGATATTGATATTATCAGCAAAGCGCCCGCAAGACTGCTGGTCTCTGGCATGGGCGACGCTTTGGCTACTTATTATGAGGCCCGCGCCTGCAAGCAGTCTGACGGACCGAACTTCCTCGGCGGAAAATGCACCGTTACCTCCATGGCGATTGCGCGGTTGTGCTACGACACGCTGCTGGCCGATGGCCTGAAGGCTCTGATTTCTGTAAAAGCAGGTTCCTGCAGCAAAGCGCTGGAAAACATTGTAGAAGCAAACACCTACCTCTCCGGCATCGGGTTTGAAAGCTGCGGTATCGCCGCCGCCCACGCAATTCACAACGGTTTTACCGCAATAGAAGAAACCCATCATTTCTATCACGGCGAAAAGGTCGCAATCGGCACGCTTTCTCAGCTGGTGCTGGAAAACGTGAGTAAGGCGGAACTGGATGAGGTTTACGGCTTCTGCCTGGATGTCGGTCTGCCCACTACGCTTTCTGATCTGGGAATTCAGGAGGTCAACCGTGAGCAGCTGATGAAGGTTGCCGAGCTGGCCTGCTCCCCGAACGATACCATGGGCAACATGCCCTTCGCTGTCACCCCGCAGATGGTTTGCGATGCGATTATCAGTGCGGATGCACTCGGCCATTACTACAAGGAGCAGCGCGCAAAGGCATAA
- the rpoN gene encoding RNA polymerase factor sigma-54 → MDFGNELTLEQRQILSQKQLQSLQILTCNNQELDDLLADEYAENPMLEHTGPQRDDFITNIDTLYETSSSFPQGTPYGEDEDEERKNDIPSVPADVLKKELLMQLSRDRYSVEEWRLFPLLIDCLDDSGFFPWDTGEIALLARCPESMVQRCLETLKQLEPIGIFSKDLSECLLRQLEHQGCEDPIMLTIIRDHLPDILKGQISNVSRSLHLSTAAVRKYLLQIGKLNPRPIMNAQETQTEYIVPDILVTRKNEEWGIAINDKWMGRYQLNEYYIRMMKSSADSELNSYFRNHLERARFLLRCVEQRRTTILSITKEILARQQPYFLNQGGLTSMTMQQVAEALQIHPSTVSRAIRGKYLQFQYGSVRMKDLFVTGGSEQKKAGGSSLDAVREQIRDLIAGEDKSAPYSDLTLVAELEKRGIQISRRTIAKYRGEMGIPNSDQRRYFS, encoded by the coding sequence ATGGACTTTGGCAATGAGCTCACGCTGGAACAGCGGCAGATTCTGTCACAAAAGCAATTGCAGTCGCTGCAGATTCTGACCTGCAACAATCAGGAGCTGGATGATCTGCTGGCAGACGAATACGCGGAAAATCCAATGCTGGAGCACACCGGCCCCCAGCGGGATGATTTTATTACCAATATTGATACACTCTACGAAACCAGCTCTTCCTTCCCACAAGGCACGCCCTATGGGGAGGATGAAGACGAGGAACGCAAGAACGATATTCCTTCCGTACCTGCCGATGTTTTAAAAAAAGAACTCTTGATGCAGCTGAGCCGCGACCGCTATTCCGTCGAGGAGTGGCGGTTGTTCCCCTTGCTGATCGACTGTCTCGACGACTCCGGTTTTTTCCCGTGGGACACAGGCGAAATCGCGCTCTTGGCCCGCTGCCCGGAATCAATGGTGCAGCGATGTCTGGAAACCTTAAAGCAGCTCGAACCGATCGGCATTTTCTCAAAGGATCTTTCAGAGTGTCTTCTCAGGCAGCTCGAGCACCAGGGCTGCGAGGACCCGATTATGCTGACGATCATACGGGATCACCTTCCCGATATTTTAAAAGGGCAGATCAGCAATGTGTCGCGCTCTTTGCATTTGAGCACCGCCGCCGTGCGCAAATACCTTCTGCAGATCGGCAAGCTGAATCCGCGCCCCATTATGAACGCGCAGGAAACGCAGACGGAATATATTGTTCCGGATATTCTGGTTACGCGCAAAAACGAGGAATGGGGTATTGCCATCAACGACAAATGGATGGGCCGGTATCAGCTGAACGAGTATTATATCCGCATGATGAAGAGCTCCGCCGACAGCGAGCTAAACTCGTATTTCCGCAATCACTTGGAACGCGCCCGGTTTCTGCTCCGCTGTGTGGAGCAGCGCCGTACTACGATTCTCAGCATCACCAAAGAGATTCTTGCCCGACAGCAGCCCTATTTTCTAAATCAGGGCGGTCTAACCTCCATGACGATGCAGCAGGTAGCCGAGGCGCTGCAGATTCACCCATCGACTGTCAGCCGTGCCATCCGGGGAAAATATCTGCAATTCCAGTACGGCTCCGTCCGAATGAAGGATTTGTTCGTCACAGGCGGCAGCGAACAGAAAAAAGCCGGTGGGTCTTCTCTGGATGCTGTTCGGGAGCAAATTCGGGATTTGATCGCGGGTGAGGATAAATCTGCCCCATACAGCGATCTTACTCTGGTTGCCGAACTGGAAAAACGAGGGATTCAAATTTCCCGCAGAACGATTGCAAAATACCGCGGTGAAATGGGGATTCCCAATTCCGATCAACGTCGGTATTTTTCCTGA
- a CDS encoding DMT family transporter translates to MPLLKLFHSKHQAGVCLILVSTLGFGLMQIFVSLTSRQVPVMEQTFFRNLVCLIVVGWMTTQQHVPFWGEQEYWPHLFFRSLFGFLGVVFLFYALRNATQADVTIVTKTDVFATTAASVIFLKEKITKVQLAVMLTAFLGAFIAVNPTFDSSALPLLAALGSALSSSVAYALLSYFAGRVHPLTIVLNFCLFSTLAGGALMIPSFVVPSPADLFCLLMIGVFAAIGQVTMTCAYLMAPAGEISIYSQAAILINALLGLIFLQEVPSLRTILGGLLVVAASIVLFLYKEHPKKGSSADG, encoded by the coding sequence ATGCCTCTACTCAAACTCTTTCACAGCAAACATCAGGCGGGCGTTTGTCTGATTCTTGTCTCCACGCTCGGGTTCGGGCTGATGCAGATTTTTGTATCGCTGACCAGCCGCCAGGTTCCCGTCATGGAACAGACCTTTTTTCGCAATCTGGTCTGCCTGATTGTCGTCGGCTGGATGACCACGCAGCAGCACGTCCCATTCTGGGGAGAACAGGAATACTGGCCCCACCTTTTTTTCCGCTCCTTGTTCGGGTTTTTGGGTGTCGTTTTTCTGTTCTATGCGCTGCGGAACGCCACGCAGGCCGATGTGACGATCGTTACAAAAACTGACGTGTTCGCAACGACAGCGGCTTCGGTAATTTTTTTAAAGGAAAAGATCACGAAGGTGCAGCTGGCTGTGATGCTCACAGCGTTTCTCGGCGCTTTTATTGCGGTGAACCCGACGTTTGATTCCTCCGCGCTGCCTCTGCTGGCCGCTCTCGGGAGCGCGCTGAGCAGCAGCGTTGCCTATGCCCTGCTGTCTTATTTTGCAGGCCGAGTCCACCCGCTGACGATCGTTCTAAATTTCTGTCTGTTCAGCACACTCGCGGGCGGCGCCCTGATGATCCCGAGCTTTGTCGTTCCCTCCCCGGCAGATTTGTTCTGCCTGCTGATGATCGGTGTATTCGCGGCCATCGGGCAGGTTACCATGACCTGCGCGTACCTTATGGCGCCCGCGGGAGAAATCAGTATTTACAGCCAGGCCGCGATTCTGATCAACGCTCTGCTGGGCCTGATCTTTCTGCAGGAAGTTCCGTCGCTTCGAACCATTTTGGGCGGCCTGTTGGTCGTCGCCGCCTCCATCGTCCTGTTCCTGTATAAGGAGCATCCAAAAAAAGGATCGAGCGCTGACGGATGA
- a CDS encoding LysR family transcriptional regulator, translating into MTMIQLSYYVEVVNQHHFTRAAEKLFVSQSTLSKAIRALENEFQVEFINRRAKDLLVTADGLVFYEYATKLLEYYNAQTQELYQHLHCANGTLRLGLPPTAGTIYFSSLLYQFRDAYPETILKITESTSKSVLELVDEGTLDLGVVIEPFSDSKFFSQIVYTSEAVLVVSKQHPLAAKQCVEFRELKPERFLMVTPDYMYHDRVLERCQTAGFVPNIVFESSQWDLLLEMVSNNQGISILPKPLIDKVYSDRVHQIHLKNPEFSWALSVIYRKDKFITVPMQRFLKLCDKAQQSSTMQPQSKQNSTYD; encoded by the coding sequence ATGACTATGATTCAGCTGTCTTATTATGTGGAAGTGGTCAATCAGCATCATTTTACAAGGGCGGCTGAGAAGCTTTTCGTCAGCCAATCAACCCTGAGCAAAGCCATTCGCGCATTGGAGAATGAATTTCAAGTGGAATTCATCAACCGCCGGGCGAAAGACTTACTGGTTACAGCGGACGGCCTGGTATTTTACGAATACGCAACCAAGCTGCTGGAATATTATAATGCGCAGACACAGGAGCTGTATCAGCATCTGCACTGCGCAAATGGCACGTTGAGGCTTGGTCTTCCCCCAACAGCCGGAACGATCTATTTTTCTTCTCTGCTGTATCAGTTTCGCGACGCTTACCCGGAAACCATTTTAAAGATTACGGAGAGCACCTCTAAATCGGTACTGGAGCTGGTAGACGAGGGGACGCTTGATCTGGGAGTGGTGATTGAGCCGTTTTCAGACAGCAAGTTTTTCAGCCAAATTGTTTACACCTCGGAAGCCGTATTGGTGGTTTCCAAGCAGCATCCACTTGCCGCCAAACAGTGTGTGGAGTTCCGGGAGCTTAAGCCGGAGCGTTTTCTCATGGTCACTCCGGACTATATGTATCACGATCGTGTGCTGGAGCGCTGCCAAACCGCAGGCTTTGTTCCAAACATCGTTTTTGAAAGCTCTCAATGGGATTTGCTGCTGGAGATGGTTTCAAACAATCAGGGAATCAGCATATTACCCAAGCCGTTGATTGATAAGGTTTACAGTGACCGTGTACACCAAATTCACTTGAAAAACCCGGAGTTTTCTTGGGCTCTCTCTGTCATATACCGAAAAGACAAATTTATTACCGTGCCCATGCAGCGCTTTTTGAAGCTGTGTGACAAAGCGCAGCAGTCCTCGACCATGCAGCCGCAAAGCAAACAAAATTCCACATATGATTAA
- a CDS encoding MFS transporter, producing the protein MEEQRIKVSSTRAILIEMVMFFTYAFFAVNWIAGSTLTPQIMKYFKLESFASATLISNAITIAKIIGNFMAAGILIKLFPKKAIGLGSGLIVAGSALAVLAPQYWIFILGRFCMGFGGALYVVYFSPMVIHYFTPEKRPTVNALNGVAYNVGGILAMLIVGPVIRWLETWQYSMAFFAAISGVLFLAWPVLGQDFEMNRSSGAVAEKYTAGDALKEKFNWFLPFTYSGLLTFYIVLLNIFPISGATAINSKTLSILVAAGGVVGSILAILLAKVYFRRLPVIRWSGLAMTLFGVLMFYTSSGMLSMIAAFAIGMFMFLPITSLMTIPQELPNMTPAKLTTIMGLFWALSYVIESVAYYLIGVVIDKSGYSAGLTIALVMSATFFLGSFLLPETGRVSKEKKQ; encoded by the coding sequence ATGGAAGAGCAAAGAATAAAAGTATCTTCAACCAGGGCAATACTGATTGAAATGGTTATGTTTTTTACATACGCATTTTTTGCAGTCAATTGGATTGCCGGCAGCACCCTGACGCCGCAAATTATGAAATATTTTAAGCTGGAGTCATTTGCGTCGGCAACCCTCATTTCCAATGCCATCACTATTGCAAAAATCATTGGCAATTTTATGGCCGCCGGTATTCTGATTAAGCTGTTCCCCAAAAAGGCAATTGGGCTTGGTTCCGGATTAATTGTTGCGGGCAGTGCGCTGGCTGTTTTGGCGCCTCAGTATTGGATTTTTATTTTAGGCCGTTTTTGCATGGGCTTTGGTGGCGCGCTGTATGTGGTTTATTTCAGCCCGATGGTCATCCACTATTTTACGCCCGAAAAGCGTCCAACCGTCAATGCGCTCAACGGCGTGGCCTACAATGTCGGCGGAATTCTCGCAATGCTGATCGTTGGTCCCGTCATCCGGTGGCTGGAAACCTGGCAGTACAGCATGGCGTTTTTTGCGGCGATTAGTGGCGTGTTGTTCCTTGCATGGCCTGTTTTGGGTCAAGACTTTGAGATGAACCGTTCTTCCGGCGCTGTGGCCGAGAAATATACGGCAGGAGATGCGCTAAAAGAAAAATTCAATTGGTTCTTACCGTTTACCTATTCTGGGCTGCTCACGTTCTATATTGTGCTGCTCAACATTTTTCCGATTTCCGGCGCAACCGCAATCAACTCCAAAACTCTCAGCATACTGGTGGCGGCAGGCGGTGTTGTCGGCTCAATTCTGGCGATTCTGCTGGCTAAGGTATACTTCAGGCGATTACCCGTAATCCGCTGGAGCGGTTTGGCGATGACCCTGTTCGGCGTACTGATGTTTTATACCAGCAGCGGGATGCTTTCCATGATAGCCGCGTTTGCCATTGGTATGTTTATGTTTCTGCCGATTACCTCGCTCATGACGATTCCGCAGGAATTGCCGAACATGACCCCCGCCAAGCTGACTACCATTATGGGCTTGTTCTGGGCATTGTCCTATGTAATCGAATCCGTAGCATATTATCTGATCGGCGTTGTGATCGACAAGTCCGGGTATTCGGCCGGGCTGACCATAGCGCTGGTGATGAGCGCAACCTTCTTCCTCGGCTCGTTCCTCCTCCCGGAAACCGGCCGTGTATCCAAAGAAAAAAAGCAGTGA
- a CDS encoding acetyl-CoA hydrolase/transferase family protein: MKSLEQEYREKRMTAEQALELIRDGDYMFSAQATGEPQAILERLQHLKETGVKNTVLNTCLPLKYYEAFKDPEMQGIMSHNGWFFSAGLRDAQKKKLVSNSPQSSTSVLRKTLDRIAYEGRRPVVLATVSPMDKHGYMSLSVSAIYERDLINGGAIAIVEVNPNFPRTFGDTQVHVSEIAAIVESDRPIPISNLVPYTETDAAIGKHIASLVEDGSTIQLGIGNIPNAVAAELKTKRHLGIHTEMFTETMIDLIECGAVDNSQKGLLNGYSVCSFTLGSKRLYDYIDNNPSVLFKSCTFTNDPYTIGRNNKFVSVNATLEVDLTGQCASETVGHTQWSGTGGQSETVQGAQMSPGGKSIIAMHSTYTTTDATGKKQLHSKIVPFLQEGAVVTTSRNDTDYVVTEYGIAWLRGLNVSRRVEALINIAHPDFRDELRQQAEKYMIW; encoded by the coding sequence ATGAAATCATTGGAACAAGAATATCGTGAAAAGCGGATGACCGCCGAACAGGCACTGGAATTGATTCGCGACGGCGACTATATGTTTTCTGCTCAGGCAACAGGGGAGCCCCAGGCCATTCTTGAACGTCTTCAGCACCTGAAAGAGACCGGCGTAAAAAACACCGTTCTGAACACCTGCCTCCCTCTGAAATATTATGAGGCGTTCAAGGACCCTGAAATGCAGGGGATCATGTCCCATAACGGCTGGTTTTTCAGCGCCGGTTTGCGCGACGCCCAGAAGAAAAAGCTGGTGAGCAACTCACCTCAAAGCTCCACCTCCGTTCTGCGTAAAACCCTTGACCGTATCGCTTATGAAGGCCGCCGACCGGTTGTGCTGGCTACCGTATCTCCCATGGACAAGCACGGTTATATGTCCTTGTCTGTCAGCGCCATTTATGAGCGCGACCTCATCAATGGGGGGGCGATTGCCATTGTTGAGGTGAACCCCAATTTTCCCCGTACCTTTGGCGACACACAGGTTCATGTTTCTGAAATAGCGGCAATTGTGGAGTCAGACCGACCCATCCCCATCAGCAACCTGGTGCCCTATACCGAAACGGACGCCGCAATCGGAAAACATATTGCATCTCTGGTGGAGGATGGCTCCACCATTCAGCTGGGCATCGGCAATATTCCAAATGCGGTGGCGGCGGAGCTGAAAACGAAACGGCATTTGGGAATCCATACAGAAATGTTTACAGAAACGATGATAGATCTGATTGAGTGCGGCGCGGTGGATAATTCGCAGAAGGGTTTGCTGAATGGATATTCGGTTTGCTCCTTTACACTGGGCAGCAAGCGGCTGTATGATTACATCGACAACAATCCTTCTGTTCTGTTCAAATCCTGCACATTCACCAATGACCCGTATACCATTGGACGAAACAACAAATTTGTTTCCGTGAACGCTACGCTGGAGGTTGACCTGACCGGCCAATGCGCGTCTGAAACCGTTGGCCATACCCAGTGGTCCGGCACCGGCGGACAATCAGAAACGGTGCAGGGTGCCCAGATGTCCCCCGGAGGAAAGTCGATTATTGCCATGCACTCCACCTATACCACAACGGATGCCACCGGCAAAAAGCAACTTCACTCCAAGATCGTGCCGTTTTTGCAGGAGGGCGCGGTCGTCACTACGTCCCGAAACGACACGGACTATGTGGTGACCGAATACGGGATTGCCTGGCTGCGCGGGTTAAATGTAAGCCGGCGCGTAGAGGCCTTGATCAACATTGCACACCCGGATTTTCGCGATGAGCTGCGTCAGCAGGCGGAAAAGTACATGATTTGGTAA
- a CDS encoding penicillin-binding transpeptidase domain-containing protein codes for MKTTGGRAGVLYLMVLGFFVGMGVFLFGFVTDGGSWAMQPFNKYASGDSQLTTAGDVLDRSSVVLAKSENGKRVYSSDETTRRAMVHAVGDTNGYISTGVQYRYRSEIGGYNLITGLTSPTGKRLGSDITLTLSSDLSKTAYNKLDGRRGAVAMYNYKTGEMLVMVSTPDFDPANVPKDIDTNSQYQGAYLNKVLSASYTPGSIFKVVTTAAAIENLSDWDTQTFTCKGSITVNGNKITCTDAHGTINVKEALAKSCNVAFAQLAMELGADKMTAEANTMGFNRSFSVDGIDTSKSKYDVKGAEQQALAWSGIGQHTDMTNPYHMMLLMGAIANGGTPVQPYFIKQVKSTLGIVQQQGKTELGTQLVKPTTAQTLEQLMRYNVTSDYGDDMFPGMSVCAKTGTAEVGGGKKPNGWMVGFSSDTKTPYAFAVVVEEGNYGRTSAGPIAKAIMTQAAKLGL; via the coding sequence ATGAAAACAACTGGGGGCAGAGCCGGCGTCCTCTATTTGATGGTGCTGGGCTTCTTTGTGGGTATGGGTGTGTTTTTGTTCGGATTTGTGACGGATGGCGGCTCGTGGGCCATGCAGCCATTCAATAAATATGCATCCGGCGACAGCCAGTTGACCACGGCCGGCGACGTGCTGGACCGCAGCAGCGTGGTGCTGGCAAAAAGCGAAAACGGCAAGCGAGTGTACAGCAGCGACGAAACGACCCGCCGTGCGATGGTGCATGCCGTGGGGGACACCAACGGCTATATTTCTACCGGGGTTCAGTACCGCTACCGTTCCGAAATTGGCGGGTACAATCTCATTACCGGGCTGACCTCGCCTACGGGTAAGCGCTTGGGCAGCGACATTACGCTGACGCTATCCTCCGATCTTTCCAAAACCGCATACAATAAGCTCGACGGCCGCCGCGGTGCGGTGGCAATGTATAACTACAAAACCGGTGAAATGCTGGTGATGGTCAGCACGCCGGATTTTGACCCCGCGAATGTGCCGAAGGACATCGACACCAATTCCCAATATCAGGGGGCCTATCTGAACAAGGTGCTTTCCGCAAGCTATACTCCCGGCTCGATCTTTAAAGTCGTCACAACCGCTGCCGCGATTGAAAATCTGTCGGATTGGGACACTCAGACCTTTACCTGTAAGGGCAGCATTACGGTCAATGGCAACAAAATCACCTGCACCGATGCGCACGGGACCATCAATGTCAAGGAAGCACTGGCAAAATCCTGCAATGTGGCGTTCGCGCAGCTGGCTATGGAGCTTGGTGCGGATAAGATGACGGCAGAAGCCAATACGATGGGCTTTAACCGCAGCTTTTCCGTCGACGGAATCGATACCTCTAAAAGCAAATACGATGTTAAGGGTGCGGAACAGCAGGCGCTGGCGTGGTCGGGGATTGGCCAGCACACCGATATGACGAACCCGTACCATATGATGCTGCTCATGGGGGCGATTGCAAATGGTGGAACGCCGGTGCAGCCCTATTTCATCAAGCAGGTCAAAAGTACCTTGGGGATTGTGCAGCAGCAGGGCAAAACGGAGCTGGGAACTCAGCTAGTTAAGCCCACTACCGCCCAAACCCTGGAGCAGCTCATGCGTTACAACGTGACCAGCGATTACGGTGATGATATGTTTCCCGGCATGAGCGTGTGCGCTAAAACAGGCACAGCTGAGGTTGGCGGCGGCAAGAAACCGAACGGATGGATGGTCGGTTTTTCCTCCGACACCAAAACGCCCTATGCCTTCGCCGTTGTGGTGGAGGAGGGGAATTACGGGCGCACCTCCGCCGGGCCAATTGCTAAGGCAATTATGACACAGGCAGCAAAACTCGGTCTGTAA